In Cytobacillus oceanisediminis, the following proteins share a genomic window:
- a CDS encoding LapA family protein, translating to MKFQWALLFGFLFALIVAIFAVINVDNVTVNYLFGESQWPLILVILGSVLMGGLIVGSVGLVRIYSLQRKVKILKKENDKLNSGNAVKDNTDKEEVEKELDRDIH from the coding sequence ATGAAATTTCAATGGGCTTTATTATTTGGTTTTTTATTTGCACTAATAGTTGCTATTTTTGCAGTAATCAATGTTGATAATGTAACGGTAAACTACTTGTTTGGGGAAAGCCAGTGGCCGCTCATTCTTGTGATTTTAGGATCAGTTCTTATGGGAGGACTGATTGTCGGTTCTGTAGGCCTTGTTCGAATCTACTCACTCCAAAGGAAAGTGAAAATACTAAAAAAGGAAAATGATAAGCTGAATTCAGGAAATGCGGTAAAGGATAATACCGATAAAGAAGAAGTTGAAAAAGAGCTGGATAGGGATATACATTAA